One window from the genome of Antricoccus suffuscus encodes:
- a CDS encoding helix-turn-helix transcriptional regulator, with translation MDQTNDVAQFLRSRRDRITPEQAGIIGGGRRRVPGLRREEVAMLAAVSVDYYAKMERGDLAGVSAEILDSLARALHLDEAETEHLNDLARAAGPQPASRRRPAERGMRPSLQRFLDAVIGAPVWVRDRRMNFLAANPLGRAMYAPLLEDSSNQANTARFMFFNPAARNFFPDWDKGADDIVATLRGYAGQNPRDKALTDLIGELVTRSDAFQQRWAAHNVRHHRTGIKRINHPAVGDLELVYEAMDLPANPEWHMFAYTAEPGSPTEERLKLLGSLAVTVPEPAGDDAPRR, from the coding sequence ATGGACCAGACGAACGACGTGGCGCAGTTCCTGCGGAGCCGGCGCGATCGGATCACCCCCGAGCAGGCGGGCATCATTGGCGGCGGCCGGCGGCGAGTGCCGGGGCTGCGGCGTGAGGAGGTCGCGATGCTGGCTGCGGTCAGCGTCGACTACTACGCCAAGATGGAACGCGGCGACCTCGCTGGCGTGTCAGCGGAGATTCTCGACAGCCTGGCTCGGGCGCTGCACCTAGACGAGGCCGAGACCGAGCACTTGAACGATCTCGCCCGCGCCGCGGGCCCGCAACCGGCCTCGCGGCGGCGACCCGCCGAGCGGGGAATGCGCCCGAGCCTGCAGCGGTTCCTCGACGCGGTTATTGGCGCGCCGGTGTGGGTACGCGACCGGCGGATGAACTTCCTCGCCGCGAATCCGCTCGGCCGGGCGATGTACGCGCCACTGCTAGAGGATTCGTCGAACCAGGCGAACACCGCACGGTTCATGTTCTTCAACCCGGCGGCGCGGAACTTCTTCCCGGACTGGGACAAAGGGGCGGACGATATTGTCGCCACCCTGCGCGGGTACGCCGGGCAGAATCCCCGTGACAAGGCGCTGACTGACCTGATCGGTGAACTGGTCACCCGCAGCGACGCGTTTCAGCAGCGCTGGGCCGCGCACAACGTGCGGCACCATCGCACCGGAATCAAGCGGATCAACCATCCCGCAGTCGGTGACCTTGAGCTGGTGTACGAGGCGATGGACCTGCCCGCGAACCCCGAGTGGCACATGTTCGCCTACACCGCCGAGCCGGGGAGCCCGACCGAGGAGCGGCTGAAGCTACTAGGCAGCCTCGCCGTCACTGTCCCCGAACCCGCCGGAGACGACGCGCCCCGACGCTGA
- a CDS encoding flavodoxin: MPSAVLTPHGSRFTKPAPLHTGKVLVIVRNQQEQNADARPTIAAKVPDTSGYDTVLIGSPVWNMRAPMTMSAFVESADLTGKSILPFVTYAVSGLSGTDDDYRAALPNVDVGDGLAIRGEIVADAGLERDEWLKANALAVR; the protein is encoded by the coding sequence ATGCCTTCAGCAGTCCTCACCCCACACGGCTCTAGGTTCACCAAGCCCGCGCCGTTGCACACCGGGAAAGTCCTCGTGATCGTGCGCAACCAGCAAGAGCAGAACGCCGACGCGCGACCGACGATAGCGGCAAAGGTGCCTGACACGAGCGGCTACGACACGGTGCTAATTGGCAGCCCAGTTTGGAACATGCGAGCGCCCATGACCATGTCCGCCTTCGTTGAAAGCGCGGACCTCACCGGGAAATCGATCCTGCCGTTCGTTACCTACGCCGTCAGCGGTCTGAGCGGCACTGACGACGATTATCGTGCGGCACTCCCAAACGTTGATGTCGGCGACGGTCTGGCGATCCGCGGTGAGATCGTGGCAGATGCTGGCCTAGAACGCGACGAATGGCTGAAAGCTAATGCACTTGCGGTGCGGTAA